In Thermococcus camini, a genomic segment contains:
- a CDS encoding D-glucuronyl C5-epimerase family protein, translating to MEEYPSLREVIGKAFNASLEFPDIHYPIEVFSSIARKRRLTRAELEILNLTLRADLCYFSKSEPPDTDYHVVSFSRERPLESIPYVECQNFTSTLPFVYYRGRGFQYYPVTASNWAYHYLKTGQDRKAEALLREMLPLMEVVNQSTGEAGIFNVYFEPPGTRGIHLPWASSFSQGMLAGLYAWLYNETGNETYLRAAHRLFNSFYLSPEHGGFVENTEYGIWFLEYPYRPDFLVLNGHIITMKGLWLYHRFTGDERALELFNAGVESVKQTLPDCDSGEWSLYSVKGPEAREDYHRLHIKLLVWLYVKTGDETFLEYAEKWNDYLEERGLKKENLEALLQQVRNAP from the coding sequence ATGGAGGAATATCCCTCCCTACGGGAGGTCATAGGGAAAGCGTTCAATGCCTCCCTGGAATTCCCGGACATCCATTATCCCATCGAGGTGTTCTCCTCAATCGCACGGAAACGACGTCTTACTCGGGCCGAGCTGGAGATACTGAACCTCACCCTCCGCGCCGACCTCTGCTACTTCTCGAAGAGCGAGCCGCCGGATACCGATTACCACGTCGTCTCATTCTCCAGGGAGCGACCCCTCGAAAGCATTCCCTACGTGGAATGTCAGAACTTCACGAGCACGCTGCCCTTCGTGTACTACAGGGGGCGCGGTTTTCAGTATTACCCTGTGACGGCCTCCAACTGGGCGTACCACTACCTGAAGACGGGCCAAGATAGAAAGGCTGAGGCACTTCTAAGGGAAATGCTCCCCCTTATGGAGGTGGTTAATCAAAGCACCGGCGAAGCGGGCATCTTCAACGTTTATTTCGAGCCACCAGGCACAAGGGGAATCCATCTGCCATGGGCCTCATCGTTTTCACAGGGAATGCTCGCCGGCCTTTACGCATGGCTATACAACGAGACCGGCAACGAGACGTACCTGCGCGCGGCCCATCGGCTCTTTAACTCGTTCTACCTGTCCCCCGAGCACGGCGGTTTCGTCGAGAACACGGAATACGGGATCTGGTTTCTCGAGTATCCATACCGCCCGGACTTTCTCGTCCTCAACGGCCACATCATCACTATGAAGGGGCTGTGGCTCTACCATAGATTCACGGGCGATGAACGGGCACTGGAGCTCTTCAACGCGGGCGTGGAAAGCGTTAAACAGACCCTTCCAGACTGCGATAGTGGTGAGTGGAGCCTCTACTCGGTTAAAGGACCAGAGGCCAGGGAAGACTACCACCGGCTCCACATCAAGCTCCTCGTCTGGCTCTACGTCAAAACCGGCGACGAAACCTTCTTGGAATACGCGGAGAAGTGGAACGACTACCTAGAAGAAAGAGGTCTCAAAAAAGAAAACCTGGAAGCACTACTCCAGCAGGTGCGGAACGCGCCTTAA
- a CDS encoding ECF transporter S component — protein MSSREIALIGMMLGLSLLFDVMPIEMPTVWGMKIDLVAVPIVMVYLLTGFTGGLTAVILLFAGLSVVSSASWLGAMMKSLATLSVIVGFEAARKLTRFDLGNGARQRFLLFAVVAYLAGIAIRIPLMLALNYYVALEIWLGLPREQVIQAVESWTGVPFWVAIGLPNAIQSAIDVFVGLAATIPVLRRVPHLLE, from the coding sequence ATGAGTTCGAGGGAGATAGCTCTAATCGGTATGATGCTCGGCCTTTCACTGCTCTTTGATGTCATGCCTATTGAGATGCCCACCGTTTGGGGTATGAAGATAGACCTTGTTGCGGTTCCGATTGTAATGGTCTACCTGCTCACCGGATTCACCGGGGGATTAACCGCGGTTATACTCCTGTTCGCCGGTCTCAGCGTAGTATCATCGGCAAGCTGGCTCGGGGCCATGATGAAGTCCCTCGCCACCCTCTCGGTCATCGTGGGCTTTGAAGCGGCCCGGAAACTCACGCGCTTTGACCTTGGCAATGGGGCGAGGCAGAGGTTCCTCCTGTTTGCGGTAGTTGCTTACCTCGCCGGAATAGCGATAAGGATACCCCTCATGCTGGCCCTAAACTACTACGTTGCCCTTGAGATATGGCTCGGCCTTCCAAGGGAGCAGGTGATTCAGGCCGTCGAGAGCTGGACTGGTGTTCCTTTCTGGGTTGCAATAGGCCTTCCGAACGCCATTCAGAGCGCCATCGACGTCTTTGTTGGACTGGCGGCCACAATACCAGTGTTAAGGCGCGTTCCGCACCTGCTGGAGTAG
- a CDS encoding AAA family ATPase, translating to MIVGVVGKIAAGKTTVAKFFGERGFCRVSCSDPLIDLLTHNVSEYSWIPELPEKAEPTRERLIEFGKHLKERHGEDILIRLAVDKMRHCEKVVIDGVRSREEIEAIKRLGGKVIYVEARPEIRFERLMRRKARKDKTIKSFADFKAMDDAEERLYKTSELKGLADYVMVNEGTLDELREKAERIIEEITGKV from the coding sequence ATGATAGTCGGTGTCGTTGGAAAGATTGCCGCCGGAAAGACCACCGTTGCCAAGTTCTTCGGGGAGAGGGGATTCTGCAGGGTTTCCTGCAGTGACCCGCTGATTGATTTACTCACCCACAACGTTTCCGAGTATTCCTGGATTCCGGAGCTGCCGGAGAAGGCCGAGCCAACCCGCGAGAGGCTCATAGAGTTCGGGAAGCACCTCAAGGAGAGACACGGCGAGGACATACTCATAAGGCTCGCCGTGGACAAGATGAGGCACTGCGAAAAGGTAGTCATAGACGGCGTCCGCTCGCGGGAGGAGATAGAGGCCATCAAACGGCTCGGGGGAAAGGTCATCTACGTCGAGGCGAGGCCAGAAATAAGGTTCGAGCGCCTGATGAGGAGGAAGGCCAGGAAGGACAAGACAATCAAGAGCTTCGCCGACTTCAAGGCAATGGACGACGCCGAGGAGCGCTTATATAAAACGAGCGAGCTGAAGGGTTTAGCTGACTACGTGATGGTCAACGAGGGGACCTTAGATGAGCTGAGGGAGAAGGCCGAGAGGATAATTGAGGAAATCACAGGGAAGGTTTAA
- a CDS encoding PIN domain-containing protein, translating into MEVVLDFNLVFSALHSRGKVHLIFAWNYVVRKVDFLVPEFFWEEIEENWKKILRLTKLTEDELFEMLEIIKIQTVTVPKEEVNPYLDRAMEITPDPKDAPYVALALAFNVPLATGDKGLIDGLKGSEVQILTPHDLAKIVMGE; encoded by the coding sequence ATGGAGGTTGTTCTAGATTTCAACCTCGTCTTCTCAGCCCTGCACAGCAGGGGCAAAGTTCATCTGATTTTCGCCTGGAACTACGTTGTTAGGAAGGTTGATTTTCTCGTTCCAGAGTTCTTCTGGGAGGAGATTGAGGAAAATTGGAAGAAGATTCTCCGCCTCACAAAACTCACCGAAGATGAGCTCTTTGAGATGCTTGAGATTATCAAAATCCAAACTGTAACGGTCCCCAAGGAAGAGGTAAACCCATATCTCGATAGGGCCATGGAAATAACGCCCGACCCAAAAGACGCCCCATACGTGGCGCTGGCTTTAGCTTTCAACGTTCCCCTTGCAACGGGAGACAAAGGCCTGATAGACGGGTTAAAAGGGAGTGAAGTTCAAATACTCACACCCCACGACCTCGCAAAAATAGTGATGGGTGAGTAA
- a CDS encoding metal-dependent hydrolase has translation MMWYTHVVFGVLFYLTAILLGAPMNPLDIGIAAFGALMPDIDHPKSYISTKLPGGNVMPRFVEHRGVTHTVEAALLMTALVGGLAYWITNSYWPAVAFLIGYVSHLFADTLTVSGIKWSRFSSFHPRGKIRTGTRGEGVVLIGVTFLTVMLFAYIVIPEETSKNLGWVVLVAFIATFAIIGKKLKRLK, from the coding sequence ATGATGTGGTACACGCACGTGGTTTTTGGGGTTCTGTTCTACCTGACGGCGATTCTCCTTGGAGCCCCCATGAACCCTCTGGACATCGGTATAGCCGCCTTCGGGGCCCTGATGCCGGACATAGACCACCCCAAGTCGTACATATCGACAAAGCTGCCCGGCGGGAACGTCATGCCCCGGTTCGTGGAGCACAGGGGTGTTACACACACGGTGGAGGCGGCCCTTTTAATGACGGCCCTCGTTGGCGGTTTAGCATACTGGATAACCAACAGCTACTGGCCGGCGGTGGCGTTCCTCATCGGCTATGTCTCGCACCTCTTCGCGGATACGCTGACGGTTTCGGGCATCAAGTGGAGCCGCTTCTCAAGCTTTCACCCAAGGGGGAAGATAAGGACTGGAACGAGGGGAGAAGGGGTCGTCCTCATCGGAGTGACGTTCCTCACGGTTATGCTCTTCGCCTATATCGTCATTCCAGAGGAAACGAGCAAGAACCTCGGCTGGGTCGTGCTTGTGGCGTTCATAGCAACCTTTGCGATAATAGGAAAGAAGCTGAAGAGGTTGAAGTGA
- the glmM gene encoding phosphoglucosamine mutase, with product MGKYFGTSGIREVVNEKLTPELALNVGKALGTYLGGGTVVVGRDTRTSGEMLKKALVSGLLSTGVDVVDIGLAPTPLTGFAIKLYGADAGVTITASHNPPQYNGIKVWQANGMAYTPEMENELEKILESGNFRKVAWNEIGSIRKADPREEYIRKALEMIELKSSYTVVLDTGNGAGSIISPYLQRELGNRVISLNSHPSGFFVRELEPNAKSLSMLAKTVRVMNADVGIAHDGDADRIGVVDDEGNFVEYEVMLSLIAGYMIRKFGKGKIVTTVDAGFALDDYVKPLGGEVIRTRVGDVAVAEELAKHGGVFGGEPSGTWIMPQWNLTPDGIFAGALVLEMIDRLGPLSELAKEVPRYVTLRKKIPCPNEKKARAMEIIAQEVLNAFDYKGLIDIDGVRIENDDWWILFRPSGTEPIMRITLEAHTEEKARELMEKAERLVKEAIERA from the coding sequence ATGGGAAAGTACTTCGGGACGAGTGGAATTCGTGAGGTCGTCAACGAGAAACTCACTCCAGAGCTTGCCCTCAACGTTGGAAAAGCGTTAGGAACATACCTCGGAGGGGGCACCGTTGTCGTTGGTAGGGATACCAGAACGAGCGGGGAGATGCTGAAAAAAGCATTGGTAAGTGGTCTCCTATCGACCGGGGTTGACGTAGTAGACATCGGCCTCGCCCCAACTCCGCTGACGGGCTTCGCCATAAAGCTCTATGGGGCAGATGCCGGCGTTACAATAACGGCCAGCCACAATCCCCCCCAATACAACGGCATAAAGGTCTGGCAGGCCAACGGGATGGCCTATACTCCAGAAATGGAGAACGAGCTTGAAAAAATTCTCGAATCAGGGAACTTCAGGAAAGTTGCGTGGAACGAGATTGGAAGCATCAGAAAGGCTGACCCGAGGGAGGAGTACATAAGAAAAGCCCTTGAGATGATTGAGCTGAAAAGCTCCTACACGGTTGTCCTCGACACGGGCAACGGTGCTGGAAGCATTATTTCCCCATACCTCCAGAGAGAGCTTGGCAACCGCGTGATAAGCCTCAACTCTCACCCGAGCGGGTTTTTCGTCAGGGAGCTTGAGCCGAACGCTAAGAGCCTTTCAATGCTGGCAAAAACAGTGAGGGTAATGAATGCCGACGTTGGAATAGCCCACGACGGCGACGCCGACAGGATTGGCGTCGTCGATGATGAGGGGAACTTCGTGGAATACGAGGTCATGCTCTCGCTTATAGCCGGCTACATGATCAGAAAGTTCGGGAAGGGTAAAATAGTTACCACCGTTGATGCCGGCTTTGCCTTAGATGACTACGTTAAACCCCTCGGCGGTGAGGTTATAAGGACCCGCGTTGGCGACGTTGCCGTTGCCGAGGAGCTGGCAAAGCACGGTGGCGTCTTTGGCGGTGAGCCTTCTGGAACTTGGATAATGCCCCAGTGGAACCTGACGCCCGATGGCATCTTCGCCGGTGCTTTAGTTCTTGAGATGATTGACAGGCTCGGCCCGCTTAGCGAACTCGCTAAAGAAGTCCCGCGCTACGTGACTTTGCGCAAAAAGATACCCTGCCCCAACGAGAAGAAAGCGAGGGCAATGGAGATTATAGCCCAGGAAGTCCTCAATGCCTTCGATTACAAGGGGCTCATAGACATAGACGGCGTCAGGATTGAAAACGACGACTGGTGGATTCTCTTTAGACCGAGCGGAACCGAGCCGATAATGCGCATAACTCTGGAGGCACATACGGAGGAGAAAGCTAGAGAGCTGATGGAGAAGGCAGAGAGGCTGGTGAAGGAGGCGATTGAAAGGGCTTGA